In the Triticum aestivum cultivar Chinese Spring chromosome 2B, IWGSC CS RefSeq v2.1, whole genome shotgun sequence genome, TGATCGCCGGATTGTGGCGTTTGTTTTTGGGCGCGGGAAGAACTACGTTTGAATTTATCAAGGCTTGGGCCGGGCGCATGGGGGCGTGGCTGGGTGCTAGACCGCCCCAGGGGCCGAAATAACGCCGGCTCGCCACCAAGGCGCAGTTTTTCGACGCCCtgagggccgaacggctggagatgctcttagaaagTTTGGAGTACCAAAATGCCGACCAATGATGAGTGATTATTTTACATCGGTAGCCACGAGGTGTGTAGAAGTTTAGCAATGCAAGAAGTAACTTCTGACTTGTACGACgttaaaaacagaagaaaaaataaataGTGCTAATCAAGGTTTTCCGTTCTTTATCTTTTCCTGGAAGTGACAACACGTGACGGCCTACATCATGAGTCACCCTAGCAATGCATGCTTTGATTAACAATCGTACATGTTATTAGTGGCACGGCGCATGCAAGCAGCCCACAGACACAGACGATGTTTCCAGGGGGCGGTAGCTACCGCTGCAGGTATCGGATGGATCCCTAGAAAGTTTGGAGAACTTGTGTGGCGCGGGGAGAGCCAGCGCCACCACTACTAGACTACCCAAAAGGCACCGTAAACCATGCAGAAAAAGCTAAGCAAATACGCTCGCCCGCCCAAGATCTCGGCCCGGTACAAGGACAAATACAATGGGACGGAAAAGAAAGGATGATTCGTGAGAGGCAGACAATTCAAAGCCGGCCGCTCCTGCAGCAGCAGGCGAGCGAACAAGAAGCTCGCCGTACGGTTGCGGCCGGACCCCACATGGCGGTCAGGGTCAAGCGATCAAATCAGACCAGTTCAACTAGGCTCTAGCAGTGCCTGGGCCTGGCACCGAGGAACACGTGGCAGGTGGGTCGGGTCCGGCGCGTGCAGgtgcttttatttttatttttgattttttttgttttgacaACGTGGACTGTTAGGTCGGGGCACATTTGTCGCTCGCGACCTACCCACCGACCTGTGAGCCCCGCGTACCGCCATGCCGCCGCTTTCATCTCTTTATTTCGGAATCACTATAAATCTCACGTCAAATACTATATAACAATTCATAACGAGTGTTGTTTCTGCAGTCGAGTCTAGACTCTAGAGCACCCACCTTGGCACAAGAAGGCCAGTGCCACATCGATTCTAGGCTCGTTCCATGGATAATGCGGCGCGAGCCAACTTGGGGAGCATGCGTTTAAAGTTTTCATTATGGCAGTATGTAATAGCATGTATTTTGGCGTCTTGGCAAAATAGTGCTAAAAAATGCATTATGATGCTACTTTTTTAGCCTCATTGTAAATTGTTTCGTATGAATCAAGTTGTTCTTACACTAAATTTTCTAGCAGCTCAAACTTATTATAAATTGATCATCATGGAAAAATTTAATCCTAAGCATGGCAGCTAGCTTGTAAGTTTCCATGCAAAAATCCGATTCTCAAATAACCATGGCATTTTGATTTTGTGGTTGCCCTGGCAACAATTTATAAATCAAACATCCAAACCATCGCATGTTGTATTTTCACATGAGAAATGCAGGCATTCTTAATTTGCCGTCATTTTTTAATTTATCACATGCAAACGACATTTTTTTCATACGGGAATCAATTCTTTCGCCATcaattttattttttaaataacATGGCAAATTTAATATGCACTTTTGCCAAGGCAAGTTCTGCCACTGGCACAACTAGTGGAACAAATGTTTTTTTTCATGTGTGATGAACAAAATCATTTGTTTACATACATGACAATTTTCTTATAAAAACAAGGGCAATTTTTAATATACATCGGCCATGAAATTTTTAGCCATAATTTGTGTTATTTTACATACATTGCAAATTTCTTATATAAACCATAACAATTAATtaaatatcatggcaattttaaCATACATATGTCATGGCAATATCAGTCATAATTTGTGTTATTTTACATACATGGCAAATTTCCTACACAAAGCATGGCAATTATAATAAAAATACCATGGAAAATTTTAATATACATATGCCATGCCAATTTCTTGTTATTTTACAAAGATCGCAAATTTATTACACAAAGCATGGAAAATTTTAATATACATCTGCCATGGTAAACTTGTGTTATTTTGCATACATGGCAAATTTCTTAAACAAAGCATGGCAATTTTATTTAAAATAACCTGATTTTTTTAAAATATATCTGCCATGGTAAATTTGTGTTATTTGCATGCATGGCAAATTTCTTATACAAATCATTGCAAATTTAATTAAAATACCATGAAAAATTATCGTAAACATCTGCGATGGTAAATTTGTATTATCTTACATACATGGAAAATTTCCTATACAAAGCATGGAAATTTAATTAAAATATCATGGCAAATTTTAATAAACATCTTCCATGATAATTTTGGTCATATTTTGGGTCATTTTACATACATGGCATATTATGTTCAAACACTCCCCTCACTATGATGGCAAACTTACGCCATTTTGCATTTTTTGGTTTTGATTTACATCATGGCATTTTTCTCTTCTAGTTTTATTCTCTCTACATTTGCATGGCATTTTACTATGCGTTTTTTGGGTATTTTGTAATAGAGTCGGCAATTGTTCTCTGTATAATATTTTTGCATTTAATTTTTTGTACACTGGCTGGTAATACATGCTACATAGGTCATTGTGAAATTTCTATTTTGGACATTTTCAAAGTTTTCTTATTTTATGTGGAATGGGAATTAGGTTGGGAAGGTGGCCTAGCAAAGGGCCCGCCTAACAAAATCGTCTGTGCGGGGTGGTACGTCATATGGAATGAAATTGTACGGGAGGCGGGGGTTCAGTCTTACCAAACCTTTCGTTCGCTCTAGCCCCGTCCCGAATGTCTTTTTATTTTCCTTATAATAACCGCcgtttttataatttttttctttcagtAACCGCCATTTTTAATAACCATCACTTTTATCCTGCTTTTTGTTATTTTTGTAAAAACTGTGGGCATCATGTTTGTTTTGCATTAAAGAAACCGCCCTTACCCATAGTTTACTAAAACAACTCGAACACGTAATGGTATAAAAATAGTTCATAGCACCTAACTGCCGCTCTTTTTCTTTCCCTTCTTCTAATAAATGCCGATTTatgctttttttctttttctaataaTCATCGGTTGATAATCCAGTTTTTTTTTCTAAAACAACGATGAGCCTGTTTGGTTTTCATTATAGAAACTGTGTAATCAATTATATTCATGTTTGAGTGGATGAGTGTGTATGACTATTTTTGGAACAACAACATTATAATAatctccccgcaaaaaaaaacattaTAATAATCAAATCCCTCTTTGAAAAGTTATGACAATATAATTATATTTGGCACGTAAAATGATAGGACATTATCATCAAAAACAAGTTGAAGAAATGTATGGTCACACGATTTAGTATCTCAGGATAAATATATCGGCTCACTATAACTCTAGCAGTATACATAATTTTGTGAAACACAATTAACATGAAGCGTGAAATGCAGGACAGACCATTTCTTCTTCTTTGCTCAGGTATTTCCCAAGCATTAAAATGTGGCACTTCCACATAAAAATTCCAAGAGGCGGGCCAGGCTTACACCCCTATATATAGACCCGAAGTCCACCGCCCCCAACCATCAAACCACCTCCCTTTCCTTCCTTCACTCCCCAGAAACCATCGGCATCAGCTTCTCCTTCTCTTCGCCCGTTACTCCCGTTGAAGCCCACGCACCTTGTTGCTTTCTCCCACCGCTTCTTCGGTCTCTCCTCTGTGCTGGTCCGCTCTCTCGTCATGACGAACCACGCCGCCTTTGCTGCCGAGGACGCGGTTACCGCCGTGGCGGCGCCGGCGCAGCCGGGTCGCCATTTCGCGTCGTTCCCGCCGCGGAGGGCGCGCGACTGCAGGAAGGCCGCCCTGGGCCGCATGGACCTCGCCACCTCGGGGGTGCTGATGTCCGGGTCTCTGCTGGACTCGATGAAGGCTTCCTCGCCCCGCCACGCCATGTCCCCCGCCGGCGCCGACCACGAGGAGTGGATCGTAAGTTTCTTTCACATGCACCTATGGCTGCTGCTTGATTTCTTTCCCAGCCGATGATTGAGGAATCTTTGCTTGAATCGCAGGAGAACCACCCGTCAGCATTGGAGTGGTTCGAGGGCGTGCTCGCGGCGGCCGCGGGGAAGCAGATCGTCATGTTCCTCGACTACGACGGCACCCTTTCGCCGATCGTCGAGGACCCCGAACGCGCCGTCATGACTGAGGAGGTCAGTCTACTGCTGCCTCCTCGCGGCGTGATCGAAGCAGAGCATGCTCTGTTCATAAGGTTCCCTCGCACTGTTGTGTTCTTCATTAACGTGGGTCTTTGACGCAGATGAGGGAGGCGGTGAGGGGCGTCGCGCAGCATTTCCCGACGGCCATCGTGAGCGGGCGATGCAGAGACAAGGTACATTCCAGCACCAACATATCCCGTAGTGCTACATTTATTGCTGCTGCTGCAGCATTTAATTTTGTTGTTGCTTTCTTGGTGCCTGTTTTTTTCCCCTCTCCTCCAGCGTTCACCGTAAACGGAATCTTCACCTGTTTTTCTTGCATGCCGCATTTGGTTGAACCTAGACGCTATACACACAACAGTACATGCAAAGAGGTCCTAAAAAAATATGTACATGCAAAAGGGCACAGCGATCGTTTTTATGAGCGTTTTTTCGCACTAGTACTTCCGCCCACAGAATGACAGACAGGTGTATTTTTTGCTCGGTTGCCTCTTCTCACTTGCAGTATTTTTTGCCTACGTAAAAAACAAAAAGAGCACTGTATTTGTATTTATGGGCAAGTGCAAATATGTTCGCAGGTGTTCAACTTTGTGAAACTGGAGGAGCTGTACTACGCCGGGAGCCACGGCATGGACATCAAGGGCCCCACCAAAGTGTCCAACCACAAGGCAAAGGTTAGTTAAGTTAGTCGACATCTCCCTTTCTCCCAAGTTTCTTCTTGACTTATTCTCTCTCTCTACAGTCTCCGCTTTTCGTCGTGAAAGAGACTTTTCCTTGGCCCTAATTTTTTTGTTCCCGGTAATTAAGTCGCTTGTGAGCTGCGTGACTGAGTGGTTGTTGGATTTGTCTACGCAGGCTGACGAGGTTCTGTGCCAGCCGGCGACCAAGTTCCTGCCTGTCATCCAGAAGGTAGGCATGCACGACCTGACCCTGTCTTTCACTAGTGGGATCGAGATTAATTAAACTTTCTAAGATGAAACAAATTATATTCCCAATCAACTATTAGCAACCTTTGTCTCCTTTTTTCTCGCTATCAAGTCCACTACTGCTACTAGCTACTGATAGAATATATGATTTGCTGACAAGTCTGGCCCGGATGGATCGATTTGCAGGTGTATGAGAAGCTGACGGTGAAGATGGAGTCCATCCCGGGGGCCATGGTGGAGAACAACAAGTTCTGCCTCTCGGTGCACTTCCGCTGCGTCGATGAGGCGGAATGGGATGCTCTGGGCAGGGAGGTGAAGGCGGTGCTGGACGTCTACGAGGACCTCGAAATCACCAAGGGAAGAAAGGTCCTAGAGATCCGGCCCATCATCGAGTGGCACAAGGGGAAGGCCCTTCTGTTCTTGCTTGAGTGTCTTGGTGAGTTCTTACACAACACATCATGATTGTTGTAACTGTGGTGGTTTCCTTAATGGAACTCGACGGTGCAGCCCGTTGTTTTGTTTAGAAAACGTCATCGCGTGCCGCTTAGCCTGCAAAGAAAATGGCACATGATTGTCGTAACCGCGGCGGTTTCTTTCTTTTTAAGAGAAACCGTATATCATCATTAAACAATATACTCTCAGTGTAGATACAAACATACACAGAAAGTACATGAGAGACCAAGAAAAGACCATAGCCATAGAAACTTTGCAAAAGAAATGCAATAAAAAGATTTACAAAAAACCCGGGTGGTTTCTTTAAAGGAAATCGACTGCGCAGCCTGTTGTTTAGAAAAGAAATATAGTGCATGCATAAATATTGTTGCTACTCCATGCAGGTCTTTTTACTTACTTGCTACTAACGTAAAGTTTTGATGATGGTTTTCTCTTCACAGGCTTTGCGGGGCGTGGCGACGTTTTCCCGATATACATCGGGGATGACCGCACAGACGAGGATGCGTTCGAGGTATAGTGCGCGGTACACCTGTCCTATTTTGCGCTGATGCACGGTATCGATCCGATCCGTTGAAAGAACAAACGTACTGACgctcttttgcaaaaaaaattaaaataggtGCTGCACAACATGGGACAAGGCATCGGGATCCTTGTGACAAAGTTTCCAAAGGAGACTAGCGCATCCTATTCTCTGCGTGAGCCTGCTGAGGTATACACAATAGTCcactatatatatgtatatatgcatGTATATGGAATGTATAATAGCTGCATGCCTATTTTTGTGCAGTCATTTTATGCTTTCTAAAGTTAGCACGGCTAGCTACCTACCTACATAAAGCAACTACTACCATATATTGTGCAACAGTAGTAGAGCTAGCCGTTAGGTGCATGACATATACTACATGCTCTCGAAGTGCTTCCCGATAAAGTTGTTTGTTTGGATAAATAAAGCAATGAAATGTTAACAATTATGGGCTTTGAGTTTGACATGAATTTTGTTTTCATATGTGTAACCTGGCTTGGTCATGTTATGCAGGTAAAGGAGTTCCTGCGCAAGCTGGTGAAGAGCAACGAGACAAAGAAGGGTTAATTCATCAGCTAGCAGCCTTCTAGCTCTAACTCAACATGGAGTTCAAGCAGgctatatagttagtacatcaagtCTAGCTTGTTTCGTTTTTGTACTTGGTGTGTCTTTCGTTTCATCTAGTAGAACAATGCATGCATGCGTGTTGGGATCGATATATAAGATCCAGATCGAGCAGTGACCCTTGTTAGGCCTTGGCTCTGAAGGTTTCTATTACTGTATCCTTCTCGCAAGGTCTTGTAATTAGCCTTCCGTTATTAGCTATGACAGAAATAATGGGAGTGACAAAGTAGCCCTTCTTTTTCTCACCCTGCACTATAAAGTTGTTTTATTACTTGCTTCATCATTAGCATGTTATGATGTGATCTCTGTTGAGAAGTTGTTAAGTTATTCTTGTGCTAGTATGTTAGTACTATGTGTCATGGTACCTGGTCGTGGTAACTGTTGCTGGTggaaaatgaaaagaaaatatGGTACTACGCAATCAAGGCAGAAAGCTGGCATGCGATCGAGGCCCTAGCCAAGTGCGCAGTGCGTGTGTATGGGTATGCATGTGTGAGAAGTCAGAACTACCAGTAGCTAGCTACCAAGCCGTCGGGCCTGCTTGCTTGCCCCTGTACGGCCAAGCCTCCACCTTCAGATCAATGCATGGCACTGCATGCTTGCATACTGCATGCTGGTGGCGGAGTAAATTCCACCACAGATCGAGCATGCGACCGATTACCGAGAAGGCGGATCGAGTAGTGCATGATGCATCGGCCGGTACAGCCTGCGCTCCAGCAGTCTCTGCGCCCATGCTTCAATCGATCGCGGTCGGTCGCAGACGCAGCATCGAATCACGTGTCACGACCAAGAATACTCTACTACTACTCCATGGCTCACACATGCATGAATGACGCATCACATTCACCTACCTGGCTGTGATTAAACAGACATGCACCCGCTCTGTTTAATTGATCTTGCAATCAAAAGTAGTATAATTTGACGTCGATCGGCACCGATTCGATCCCCGGCTTGCAAGTTGCGACGACAGGCTGTGCAAGCACCGATTATTATGCTCTCCTGTTCTTTGCGGAGTAGAAACAGTAGGGGGACATCAAATCTTCTCGTCGCCGAATCTGGCCTACACAAGTCCATCGGACACAGTAAGCTGCTCCCTAGCTAGCTAGGGTATATGAATATGAGCTTCTTTCCAAAATCCAGCGGTCCAGCCCTTTTACTCTCGCGCCCTTTTGACTCAAACGGGCATATGGAGACGTCGACATAGGCATCACCGCATGCATATGGAGATTCTCCTGCCGTATGGGTGCTTGGAAAACCCTCCTTCCGATTGCTAGCTAGCCAAGCACCATCACCCGCGCCTCTGGACCAGAAGCAAGCGTAGCCGGCCACACAACGTAGCACAAGCCCTCTTTATGGCAGCCTAGCTCGTACTCGAAATGCCCCGTCCATGCCTTAACGTGCAAGAACACTGCACTAGCGGACAACGGCGCCACTATGTGTAAAGCGGTTTTTAGCAAGTGCCCCATTGCAAAAGCTGGTCAGGCAGGCCACGAGTTGGACTCCACTTGACTGTTCATGCATTTGGACACCGTAAAGTTTATATTCTTGGTCCCCAGAAACTGCACTTTTGTGAAAATGTCGTCGCCGCGAGCAACCAAAAATCGGTGCCTTGAGTGTCAGTGGCACATGATCGTCCGGTGCGACGAGCGAGCATTTCCTTGGTATACTACATATGTTGATGATTTTCTGCACCCACCAATGGTTTACGAGTGGGGGACCTGAGCTAATTGGTTGCCACCTTTGATCGATCGTCGTGCCATGCGTGGAAAGATACATGGTGATCCATGCTTTGGCGCCCAAAAGAACAATTAACTGCGTGCCCTAGCTAGGCTTACATGCATAAACAAGGAACCGACACGCCCTCGCCGGATTGGAATAATTGGAGGCATAAGAGGGAACGCCTCGGAGCCAACCACTTAACCTCAAATCTGTAGGCAAAGCAACGCCGCTTTCCCCTGATATAACAAATGATTGGTGTACATGCGTGATCGATCGATCTCTCTAGGCTGCAAACGCATAATATATATACTCTTGCTGAACTGAGCGCCAATTGTGGTGAATCggtgaatcttcctcttctttatgCGTGGGTGGATATGTGGAACCCTAATATTTAAGCATGTCAAGAATCAGGGCTACAAGGGGTGATCACATGCTGGCCATATTCGCGAGGGCCCGTGGCCGAGTCAGTGAGTGTTAAAAGGAGCTCTCCTCCTCTTCTTAGGTCCAAAGAAATGACAAGACCGTGCACATGATCGCCAAGTTGCAGCAATACTGGCTTTGCTAgatcagttttgctagaactcatctagatgaaatataatttggtctcattcaccttttatagccattggatgcgatgctataagatgcgtgtgtgctgacgtggattGTATCTGTTCTTattttcaaagtgaatgagaccaaattatatctcatctagatgattTCTAGGTTCTCCCTTGCTAGATAGATAGCTTCGATCGTTGCATGGTGCAAGGTGGTGCGTGGTGGTCCTGGTTCTTGGGTACGTAGCTAGCTCGTGTTGGAAATTTGATCGGCATAACAGACTGAGAGAAAGGGGGGTTTCACTCCCACGTACGTGCTTTGATCGGGAGCACCCAAACCCAACGACTGGTTTTGGTCCCCGGCCCATCAGTATCTCATACCATTTcgaggacaagtatttctggacagaGGGGGTCGTGTATCTCTAGACACACGCATAGTACGGGGAAAACACCCCGAACCTCCTAACTACCGATCAACAAAAGGGGCGCTGAAGGGTTAGAAGGCTAACTACCACCGCCGGCCAACCTAGGGCAGTGCTGGCGACGTCCTGGTATCGTCTACGTCCATGCCGCCCTTCTTCCCGGCAGTCTCCTCACTATTGGAGGACCCAAGGTGCAGGCACAAGACTGATGCTTCACCTACGACGGCCACAACCATCTCAGGTTCTTACCAATGCTTCCGCTTTTGTCAAATGTTATGGTGTTCTAATCATGAGATCAAGATCCTATTAATGTTGACCCTAAAGATAAAATTTTCTAACAGCTCAAGCGGAAGAAATATACGGAGGAAAGACGAGTAAAGCCGGGAGGAAACATGGTGTGCCATCTTGATTTTTTCAGAAAAGGAGACGCAGGCAAAGCAAAGCGACTATGCGTGCATGGCCGCCGGGTGGCTGCTATGTGTTTGCATGGTCCTTTGTACTTTGTGGCTGTACGAGTATTGGATGATTGAACAAAATTGCACGCGAGATCCGTCAGAGTTAGTACGTAAATTATTGGTGCTTTGCACTTTACTTGCTGGAGTTGAACTGTGTCTGCAATTGAACTTGTTGGCACACAGTATCGTATGAACGGTTTAGCTGAAAAGGATATAGCATCGATGGCGAGATTTCTTCCAATCTAATTTAACCAGGTAACTTCTATAGTAGTAAATGAATTAGACGCGCATAACGCGGGACCGTTACCCCTAATCGCGGCAACGCGATGTCGCAAGGCTCATCACGCTACCGCGACCGCTCGCGCTGAAACGACCAAGGCACGGCCACACGTAATCCCGCTGAGCCCCGTcgagttttttttttcattttttgatgaAAACACACCCCTTTATTTAAACTTCCAcaacattgtcaatacaaaatatTTGGATGGGCTCCTAGCCCCGTGGCTAGAGCGCGATGGCGTCTCATAGCCGACGCGTGTTCGAGCTGTATCTCACATTTCCTTCTTAGCTAAAAAGCCTAACTAACCAAACATGGCGAGCGATGTTGACGCCCTCGCCAAATTGTATGATTCAAAATTGGACTTCCCCCCTTTATGCATTGTGTCCATCCCTGCAAAAGAATGCAACTTCGTCTTGATTTCCTTGATGATCATCGCTGAGGGGCTGAGGTAGTTCTCCTTTACGCGAGTTACTGTCGTCGTACCATCCGTCGTCACACACGGTCATTGAAGGTTCAAATCAGTTGACAATGAAAATGCCTCACTGCACGATGTAGCCTCCAAAATCTCTAGATTAGTAAGCCCTTCGATGCACCCAGGAATTTTCCATGGTCATCCCCATAAGTCGTTGCACGGGATCCCGCATTTCCTTGCATGGACACTGTTGCATCTACATTGCTCTCTACAGCCCCCTCAGGAGGCTTGATCCACTTCTTCACACTGCTCAAACCATTGCTGGAACAGTGTTCTTGTTTGACCGAA is a window encoding:
- the LOC123040967 gene encoding trehalose 6-phosphate phosphatase RA3 — encoded protein: MTNHAAFAAEDAVTAVAAPAQPGRHFASFPPRRARDCRKAALGRMDLATSGVLMSGSLLDSMKASSPRHAMSPAGADHEEWIENHPSALEWFEGVLAAAAGKQIVMFLDYDGTLSPIVEDPERAVMTEEMREAVRGVAQHFPTAIVSGRCRDKVFNFVKLEELYYAGSHGMDIKGPTKVSNHKAKADEVLCQPATKFLPVIQKVYEKLTVKMESIPGAMVENNKFCLSVHFRCVDEAEWDALGREVKAVLDVYEDLEITKGRKVLEIRPIIEWHKGKALLFLLECLGFAGRGDVFPIYIGDDRTDEDAFEVLHNMGQGIGILVTKFPKETSASYSLREPAEVKEFLRKLVKSNETKKG